Within Engraulis encrasicolus isolate BLACKSEA-1 chromosome 8, IST_EnEncr_1.0, whole genome shotgun sequence, the genomic segment tttggcggacagtttgttgccgtttttctccattggtttggctcatttcttgaaactgagatgtcattctcaaaacatggacaaatcccaaaactaatttgcagttcctcacaacagaatggcatttatcattgctttcatcaaatttcaaatgcttttgtacatgtctcaatcatttagtacatccttgcaaatggctatgtacaagtatcctacagttaacacaatcagcttacatttagtagaattttcaactgaatgtaccttgctgatctatcccaattggttgattctcagtgtaatggttgtcctgaaaacatgtcagcacattttcttcatataagtcatcaatgaacgaacgtgtgaatgtcccatgtgatcatgacgaatcatatgactgcaaccagataatggttgaattacagtttttctcaattgttttggctcatttcttgaaactgagatgacattcctataaccattgggtcatttggccaaacattcttacacttctgcacaacagttcagataactagcaaaatgtcatatacctcccaaaacacctcattcttgcatcagcactaaaccgtctgacatataaatagtcagtaccatcaaaatggcatagatccttctcaattgctttggctcatttgcattcatttagtccttctgtcaaaataaactggatggttcagcataactacatggatcctcatcactcgctcatatcaccacaaaaacagtttacccatgtgtcaaaactaaatttcttccccacatatatcatcagtaccctcaaaatacattgtccctttgccattgtgtaagcactgccagtcaaaatggttaggtgttttatctacgttcagctaacagatttcgactatgtataaaaatgaaaaagtgagtgaaactattgaagtttgacaacacagataatttaccaaggacatttatcagtaactttctttactgtaaattcatatacagaaagtaatgcccatatatcacaggtttctcatgggtttggctcatttctcaaaacagagataacatggacaaatgccaaaagcaactagcaattgttcaaaacagaatgtcgtttgaaaaaatgtcatgaaattagccaaataacatggaaactgtagtatacacggttgtaaaattattttctactaactagtaaagttacaataccatctgacctgttgaacactgtcatgaatttactatgtaatgaaattcttaaaatatgatgtccttgacagttttgggaactacgtagaccactttgcatatgatgacttacacaatgaaataatgctgacgtgttttggagagggcaaccattagactgagaattgtctaattcgtttagataagcaaggtgaatttatttggaaaatgtgctgaatgtatgctgaatgtgtcaactgaagggtatttgtacatatccatctgcagagatgtactaaacatttgagacatgtacaaagcatttgatatctgatgaaagcaatgaaaaatgccattctgttttgggaaattgcaagttggtttggggatttgtccgtgttgttttgagaatgtcatctcagtttcgagaaattagccaaaccaatcgagaaaaaacggaacgtgtgaatctcccatgccatgtgaccataacgactcatgtgaatgcaacctggcaattgttagatggataaataccagtgcatgtggactactgcttcatttccctcaaaaatgttgtggtgaaagaagctcctctccaaggaacgaagatgcagagatacagcactcaacaggcattggaaatgatccacacacacacacacacacactcacacactctgtgtctcaagtgacagctgtgagctgctaacagccacatttccacaacaaaaggagtgtccgcagggggtccaaagggtcaaatgacccccttgtggggcttttaggtaaaaaggtcaattgacccctccgtggtagttctagtgttaaacaaCAGCCAACAAGAGGCTCGTTCTGCTGCCTCCCCTATCCTGCGCACTGCTGCCTTACGCTCTCTGCCTGCCACGCCGAGTGTAGTGAGCGCCGACCATACTGACTGCGCCGGGAACCCTCTACACCCCACCTCGATTGGAAATAACCAAGCTTGCCAGCCTTTCTCCCTACACTCCATTGTGAGGTCTTGATATATCAGTCTCTTCCTCTCGTGGGCCTCATCGCAGCCTTCCTCCCATGGCACTGTTAGTTCCACGAGGACGATCTTCTTGGCCTGCTCTGCCCAGATAACTATATCAGGCCTCAAGGTGGTTTGGACAACAGGGGGGAACGTGAGCTTCCTTCCCAGGTCAGCTGACATTTCCCATCCTTGTGCCCCTTGGAGGATGTTGCTCCTAGCTCTCTTCACAGAGGATGTCTGCTCTCCTGCCCTGATGAACTGTACTGCTGGTACCTGTGGCTTGGGAGGTTGCGGTCTTCTCCTGGCCTGCTCTAGGATGTCTGCGATCACGCGGAGCACCTGGTCGCGCCTCCACCTGTATCTCCCCTGGGCCAGAGCTGTCTGGCACCCTGCTAGGATGTGGGACAGGGTCCCCTTCTTCCCACACAGCCTGCAGAGCGGGTCTTCCCTCAGGCCCCACCTTGCCAAGTTCACTGGTGACGGCAGTACGTCATACACAGACCTCAAAAGAAAGCTTACGCGGAATGGCTCCAGCCTCCAGAGTTCCGACCACGTGACCCTCCTGTTTGGGAGGTCCCATCTGGTCCAAGTCCCCTGGGTAGCTAGTTCGACAGCCTTTGCCTTCCGCGCTTCCTCCTCCTGGTAACGCACTTCGGCTTGCACCATCTCCCTCCTCTGCTGCGCAGTTGCCTTCTTCCACTGTGTAAAGTGTGATGTTCCCAGTCCCTGGCGGCCAGTGCAAACGTTGCCGACGATGTCCCTCAACTCCAAAGAGCTTTCAGCTTGCCTGACCGCAGCGTCTGCTAGCCACTTGCGTCCAGTTCTTGTGGTGACTCTGGCTTTGCTGACATGCTCATCTTTGGATTAATTTGCAGCATGATGACAGGTATTGTGCTAGACACAGAAGCCATGCATGAAGAAGAGCATTTAAGCATTTAGGTATTTAATTCTCGCGAGGAATGTTCTTTGAAATTAGCAATGTACCTTTACAAGAATAATTTTAAAGAAATACGTTTTCTGGTTGGGACTGGGCAGATAGTCAGTAGAGACCTTTCCATTTGACTCCTGGATGAACAAACAAGCCTTTACAGTTACAGATACACTCCCATCTGCTATGGTGCATTTGAACAGAAAATTACTTAATCCATGTGACAACCATGTTACAGTAGCATTTTAAAATGCAGTATATGTTAGGAAtcccttaaaaaaatatatacacccCAAGCATTACATTCATTTCCCGGTGAGATGACAAAAAAGCTCTGTACTCTATGACATGACATAGTCATGACTGAATTGGACATACCCATGTCCATTACACCTCTCAACATTTTCACAGAATCAAATGAGTTAGAACAAGCCTTCAGACATCACTCTGTCTAAATCACTAAGTAAAAACAACTACACATGGGCTTCTGAAACAGTGCAACCCCCCTCTCTTGAAACTGAGGTGTCACCATCGTATTCACTAAAACACCTTAAAAAGGCTGGCCTCAAACCAACACCTACCATGCGTAGCTCGGCCATAAGAGAAAAATACATGTTGCATGATGCAGCGTCTCTATTAATTTTAAGGGAAATTAACACCTTTAACGTATGCAGAAAAAATGATATCTTTGTTTTATAAATCATTTATTGAATCGCCCTGTCTTTTGCTATTGTTGTATGGTTTGGTAACCTAAAACTTGCTGAATGCAACAAGTTGGGTTGACTCGTCACAGAGGCTGGGAAGGTCATAGGGGAGGAGCAGACTCCTCTCAGCGAACTGTTTTATCACCACATCCAAAGGAAAGCGGATGCAATTTTAGACTATATTGATCACCCTCTGTATGGGGAGTTTGAACTTATACCATCAGGCATAAGGTTTAGAGTTCCAAAGCAATGGACATAACGTTGCAAATGCTCCTTTATTTACTAAGCTATAACCATTTTGAACTTGCACAATTAATGCTTCCTCCTGCACTTTACATCCTTGCAATTTTTTGAACATTGGACTGGTATTTCTATCTCCATGTCTTGATCtaccattttatcacatttttttttcctcttgttCAATATCATCATTTCATTTTTGGATTTTTAATTGTGTGTATTGGTTCCAGTCGTATGTCCTTGTGCTGTGGTGACCTGTGGTCCCTGTCTTTATGTTGTTTCATTAGCCTATTTGTTGTCTGTCCTGAATGTTTTTAAATACCTGCTACAAACCAAATTTCACCTTGGGGGCAACATAAACTGAACTTGATGTACTGAAATGTGTTAATGCGGCCTAAATCCTCCTGAAATTGTAATTGCAAGTCTGAATACACACAGCGGGAGACCTGTTTGTATCCTCTCGGCCTCACATTAAGCATTAATTGCCTGGACTATGGCTGTGGCTGTATCAAGATTCACACATCACAATCTCAAAGTCACACCTAGGCAATTTTACCAGAGCCAGAAAACTGTAGTTCTACAAGGACCCAACACCTATACCAAAACAAGAAGGGGTGTAGCCACAAAAATGTATCACTCATTGTTGACATGTTAGAAGGAgctctgtgtgagtttgtgtgattTTCAGCAAACttcgaaagagagaaaagagtgacaGACATCATGATACACAACTAGACTCTGCACCAACTTACCAGCTGTAATGGTTACTATTGAATAACTGCAGTCTGGCCATGCTGAAACTTCCACCACACATCGTAAATCACTCTGACTACCACACCAGGTCTCAGGATGCTCACACTCcaccgtgtgtgtgagagagacagggtagtcaCCCTTGATTGATTTGTAGATATatgctacacgcacacacagagagactgtgACATTCATCACACATACTGTGGCAGGGTAGTCGGTCTGATTCGTAGCCATGgctatacgcacatacacactgggAGAACTATGGTCACTTTCATCCTCTGAATTGTTTTCTCTGCACAACAGaggaatgttatgtgtgtgtgtgtgtgtgtgtgtgtgtgtgtgtgtgtgtgtgtgtgtgtgtgtgtgtgtgtgtgtgtgtgtgtgtgtgtgtgtgtgtgtgtgtgtgtgtgtgtgtgtgtgtgagagagagagagagagagagacagtgccaTTATGGTATTCCCATACGCTGaccattacacaaacacaaacttcctgatacatactatactatatcttagatgtatctgtcaacacttgttccaggtcatgttaagattgtctaccttaactgacagagcatgtttttctgcacatggtctatcccaagtcacagaatgtctttttgcacaattacctttttacattttttaaatattacattttcacattccttatctttactatttctatttttattttcccctccctgactattcctgtgttatttgtgtcttgaaatgtccatgtgggcatttgtttatttgtgtatttatgtaagctactggacacctgaatttccccctggggattaataaagttactctactctactactctactagacTTACTAGAATCACTCAAATCATGAATCGCCCCCCAACACATTTACAATTAGGAAACCAACTGTGAGAGGAAGTACACTTTCACCCTCTGAATTGCTTTCTCTGCACAACAGAGGAATGttatgtgtgtgagcgcgagagagacagagagacggtgccagaggaaaagagagggaaaacgcACAGATGATCACCAGACGTTATCACCATACGCTGGCCGTTACAAAACACCAACTTCCTGATACAGACTGACTGGAATCGCTCAAATCATACATTACATGCCAACACTTTTACAATTAGGATCCCATCTATGAGAGGAAGTACACTTTCACCCCATTTGCTTTTtttcacacaccctctcacatgcctgcttaaaaacaacaacaaacaacatcaacacacacacacacacacacacacactcacacacgcccacacacataggcctaaacCCCACCCACCAGTGAATGGAATACACAGTGCAGGCCTCTTTGGCCAACAGAATCGCTGGACACTTCACCGCTTCACATCGTACTGACACAGCAACTGCATTCACACAACAGATGTGCTCGCAcacaacacacttacactcatcTGATTAATTGCTTACACACTTGACACACCGTTTCCTCTTTGACCAacagaaacaatacacacacCATAACTTCACATGCCATCTACACATCCTGTAGACTTGACATCTACAAGTTGACACAACGTTTCCTCTTTGAccaacagacacactacacacaccataaCTTCACTTGTCATCTACATATCATGTAGACTTGACAactactgatgcacacacacacacctggtctaaCCTGTCACACTACATCATACACTCATAATACATCTTCCTACACTCAATCAAACCATCAAACTCAGCTGTCAAAAAAAGTCCGTCCTATCTACTACTCTTGTCttctcaacatgtgatcactgttgtatcagagagtttagaaaatattgatcaAGAGCAATGTGTTCTGGGTGACCTTCAATGGAAGAGTCGCCAGCTCTGTTCAAGATATCAGAAGCCGTAAGAGTAAACATGTCACATTCCCAATTAATGGAAACAGGAATAGGCAAAGTTTCACTCTAAAACTTCACAACAATATGGTCAtacagttgttggtcagctgcaaaattcagcaggatataccactcaaatttaaCGTAAGCGAGCGGAGACTCTCCTGAGTGCTACTGCTGTAAGCTGTCAGAAATTACCACTTCCACagtctgctgtcagaaaaccccacatgcaacttttggttGACCAACCCAAATCAGCGTCAGAAATTCTAGAAATAACCAGGCTACTTTTGTCTGTCTAATAAATATAATGTCTATCACTACTACAATTTTATGTGTCACAACCacagtctgtctgtatgtttgagtgtgtgaaagTCGAGTAAAAATGTACTTTTTGTCAACAGACATTGTAAAGACGTTTGAACTTGTCTTTGTGTAATCCAGCCCCATGCAACATAAGAGACCCTCCTGTCCAGTgctgagctgtgtgtccatgaagagtgaccagtccatgaaTCAGCCTCTATTTGTAGCTGGTCAGAGGTGTGTACAAAGTATATGAAGCACATGGTATATTGGCTAAATAATGCATTTACATTGGATATATAATGTGCAAGTTTATTGTTGTCATGTAGATTCATTTTAAGATTTTGCATCCACAGACAGTTTTTATTGTTATAAAGTCATGAGACAAACCTAAATATGTTAAATATAATCCTAACAGtgaaggagtgtgtgtctgtgcacgtgtgtgtgtgcatgcgtgtgtgcgcgtttgtttgtgtgtttgtgaaagccaAAAGTTGGTGTGTGCAACATAGTTTCAGTAGCTTTCAAATGATACAtacattttacagtgtgtgtgtttatatgtgtgtgggtgggagaagCTATATggtgtttggaggttggggtgcacacacccacaaaacaATAATACAGGTGCCAGACAATAGTAGTAGATGGTGTGAGAGAAGCAAGtcgtcaagtcaagttggctttattgttCATTTCATGacttgcactggtcatacaaagaattgaatcACGTTTCATACTTTCCAAAGcaaaggacatagacagtacacatacattacacctacagTATCTATACAGTACCctcacagacatataaagtgcaagactgggcaacagcagacatacatagaacatatattaagAAGAGGTGTGTATATGAAGCACATGATATGTTGGCAGAACAATGCATTTACATTGGCTGGTGCTGGTNGGTGCCAGACAGTAGTATTAGATAGTGAGAGAGCAGTATGCATGTTAggctatgtatacagtatattaggtgtaggtctgcatattaggctatatatacagtatattaggtgtaggtctgcatattaggttatatatacagtatattaggtgtaggtctgtaTATTAGGCTATACGGTATATtcggtgtaggtctgcatattaggttatatatatagtatattaggtgtaggtctgcatattaggctatatacacagtatattaggtgtaggtctgcatattaggctatatatacagtGTATTAGGTGTAGGtttgcatattaggctatatatacagtgtattacGTGtgggtctgcatattaggctatatatacagtatattaggtgtaggtctgcatattaggctatatacaGTTTATTAGGTGTGTAGGCTATAGGCTCGAGCTAATACAGTAAGCAGACCATTTTCTCACACTGGGAGAGGTTTTATGACAGCATaaataatttgtttgtttttttgtctttctgcaCACTGTTTCCATTCTGGTCCATTTAGTGTGGAGATTCAACAGGCCCACAAATCACACCTGCTGGAGAGGTCCAAGTGTCTGATGGAGGGACTCGCACATCAGGGAGAATCAACACTGCTCAGGAAGATCTACACTgacctctacatcacagaggggaaAGGATGGGGTGTCAATGaagaacatgaggtcagacagatagagagggcatCCTGGAGAGAAGCAGATGAAGATGAGTATTCTGATGATTCAGAGGGAGAAGAGGATTCTGATGATTTAGAGGGAGAAGATGAAGAACacgaggtcagacagatagagagggcatCCTGGAAAGAAGCAGACGAAGATGAGGATTCTGATGATCTAGAGGGAGAAGATGAAAAACAtttcagacagagaaagagagaatcctGGAGAAAAGCAGCACAAGACAGGTcaatcaaatgcagtgacatCATCAAACGCTTATCTGAAGAAGTCAGTGAGTTAGTTCATCAAGTCAAGGCCTCATCTAAACAAGCCAAACAGATATCTGAGCAAGTCAGACCTATTGGAATAGTGCTCacaaagggagtggctggcataGGAAAAAccgtctctgtgcagaagttcattctggactgggctgaaggcACATCCAATCAGGATGTAGActtcatatttcctcttcctttccgggagctgaacctgatgaaggagAAAACCATCAGTCTAGTTGATCTCATTAGGCACTTTTTCTCAGATGTGAAGGATCCAAGAGTCTTCACCAGTTTAGAGAACAGAGtcatgttcatctttgatggtctggatgagtgtcgacTTCCTCTAGATTTTCGCTACAACCCAAAGTGCTGTGATGTGACAGAGTCAGTTCCAGTTGACGTCCTTCTGACAAACCTCATCAAGGGAAAGTTGCtgccctctgctcttctctggatcaccacccgaccagcagcagccaatcagatcccTCGGGAGTGTGTGAACCAGGTGACAGAAATAAGGGGATTTAACGACCCACAGaaggaagagtacttcaggaagaagCTCAATGATAAGAAAATGGCCAGCAGAATCATCGCTCACCTGAAGTCATGCAGGAGCCtcttcatcatgtgccacattccagtcttcagCTGGATTTTAGCTACAATAGTAGAGAAAGCATCAGATGGATCAGGGAGTATAGAGATTCCAAGGACTCTCACTCAGATGTACATACACTTCCTGATCATTCAGGTCAGAATTAAAAATACCAAATACACCGAGCTggaagagagagacgaagagatgaTTTTCAAACTGGGCAAACTGGCTTTCCAACAGCTGGAGAGGggaaatctgatcttctatgagggagacctgagagagtgtggcattgatgtcacagaagcatccgtctactcaggagtgtgtactcagatcttcagagaggaggCTGGACTGTACCAGGGGAAagtgttcagctttgtgcatctcagTATTCAGGAGTTTCTGGCAGCGTTATATGTGGTCCTCTGCTTTATTAACGGAGAAAGAAACATGTCTGACCAACAGCAAACCTCTgagctctctgctctgttcagggCAGCAACGCTTCAGGACCTACACAAGACTGCAGTGGATCTGGCCTTACAGAGTAggaatggacacctggaccttttccttcGTTTCCTCCTcggcctctcactggagtccaatcagaacctCTTAAACCACCTAATGGCACAGACCAACAGCCAATCACAAAGCTCAGAGCAAACAGTTCAGTTAGTCAAACAGGAGATCAGAGGTCATAGGGAGCCAGACAGAAGGATCAACCTGTTCTGCTGTCTGAATGAGttgaatcagcatgctgtagtggagcacaTTGACAATAGCTCAAGAACACTGACTAtagagatgctcttaccaggacagtggaagactgaaaagttcaagttcaagactTCAGAAGAGTATCTGgatgggtttgacctgcagaagtacatacagaCACCAGAGATGGATCAGACTGACCTCCTGAGCCCAGATGCCGTCCTCCAGAAGCTGACTGATGTGTTCACATCATCCACCTCAGCAGAGTGagttcaacttcaacttttcaacttaattgtccccaaaaggggcgattaggtgtacacatcatccacctcagcagtgtgagtctgtctgtctgtctgtctgtctgtctgtctgtctgtctgtctgtctgtctgtctgtctgtctgtctgcctgtctatctatctatctatctatctatctatctatctatctatctatctatctatctatctatctatccatctatgtgtgtctgtctgtctgcctgtgtgtgtgtgtgtgtgtgtgtgtgtgtgtgtgtgtgtgtgtgtgtgtgtgtgtgtgtgtgtgtgtgtgtgtgtgtgtgtgtgtgtgtgcgtgtgtgtgtgtgtgtgtgttttagttttaATTAGTGATGCAAATCGGTTAAATATTTAATCACGATTAATTGCATATATGCCATTTTAATTGCATAATTATGTCTCATTGAAATCATTTTGATACTGATGTTGAAAGATAGTCTGGGTTCATTTTTTCTTTTATCGGAAACCAGGAGTGTTACAGACACTGACATAATGGCATATAGTTAAGAAAATAATGGGGAGAAAAACCGATAACAAAATAGTAAATATAGGCACGAaagactttctcacacacacacctggctcaaggtagccacaacataaaaggaggacggagtcagaTGTAAAACATCATTGATTAAATTTATTTTACATGTTACATGCACCGGCATTACAATACACCGGTAGTTCAACGGACCAATACAACGAACCAGCAGAGCAACGCACATCCCAATGGACCAAATACAACGCACATTCCAATGGACCAACATGTGAAAACACAAAATAATCGATGGCAGCATAAGTCTGGGTTTTAAGGCCAGCGAGGGGCAAGCAACCCAGGACACCAAAGTCTGGCTTTGCGCTTGCTGCTCTCCCCCAGTATGGCAACTGGCCCGCTGAAATAGATCACCGGCAGGACTGCGCACCGGTTACCAATCGCCAGTCATCAGCATCAGGATAATCACAAACGGACGCATAACAGGGAGGTAGCAACGCCACTTGGGGCGTAACACCCTCCCCCTTAAAAACAGAAAACAACGTTTTCTGAATACATAAGAGATCAAGAAACTACTAGATCAAAACATACAGATCaagacaaccccacacacacgcagtttGCGCGCACACACGTTGACATTCATTCCCCACACCACGAACCGCAAGAGTCTCTGCCACCATGCTCCATTGGCTCGTGCTGTGCCAGACAGCCAaattaggaaaaagaacaaaatCATGGTAAAAGCCAATAATACATTTTAGGAGACCTTTGGCGCATAATTTGTATCAAGGTCGATGACGGCTTTTCCGACTTTGAACACTGAACTGAAAAGAGGTTTTCTGCCGGGTCTAACGCACTTGACACCACAACAGcgggatcaagtcaagtcaagtcaagtttattgtcaatttctttacatgcactggtcatacaaagaatttgaaattgcgtttcttgctctcccatgcagacatagactaatctaggtaaggacatagacagtatagacatagacagtactcatacatggacatagacagtatggacgtagacattgctcatacagacatttaaagtgcaagactggacaacagaagacttgtagagaacatacattaagaggaggtattttgttgttctttttctaaaagtcctttatagcgttctgacatagtaataatagcatttgaagaaataaataattaaaaaaggtttttattaaatacaccagcagcagtatgtgtgtgtgtgtgtgtgtttgtatgtgttttgtgtgcgtgtgtgtgtgtgtgtgtgtgtgtgtgtgtgtgtgtgtgtgtgtgtgtgtgtgtgtgtgtgtgtgtgtgttgtgtgtgtgtgtgtgtgtgtgtgtgtgtttagtgcaggtagaaagtgcggtgtgcgtctgtgtgtgtgtacctgtgtatgtgtgtgtgtgtgtgtgtgtgtgtgtgtgtgtgtgtgtgtatgtgtgtgagtatgagttgtgtgtcagtgtgtgtatgtttgggtttagtgcagaaagtgcagtgtgcttgtgtgtgtgtgtgtgtgtgtgtgtgtgtgcactggtttCCCTAATCTCGTGAGCACTTGAGCATGGATGCACACCAATCTCGCGGGCACTTGTGACCTCATGGGTACCTAAACCCGAGTCCTCATTAGGACAACCTATGGAATGGCTTTACAATGACCTCAAATGAAGCCTGAGTGAGAAATTTCAGAAAGTCCCATGAGGTGGGATtttgagagaaaatgtgtgtgtgtgtgtggcaggagggGCAAGTTACTGAC encodes:
- the LOC134454010 gene encoding NLR family CARD domain-containing protein 3-like, whose protein sequence is MQQKRPPSPVPSCVSMKSDKSMFEPPCMGGDPAGQSVEIQQAHKSHLLERSKCLMEGLAHQGESTLLRKIYTDLYITEGKGWGVNEEHEVRQIERASWREADEDEYSDDSEGEEDSDDLEGEDEEHEVRQIERASWKEADEDEDSDDLEGEDEKHFRQRKRESWRKAAQDRSIKCSDIIKRLSEEVSELVHQVKASSKQAKQISEQVRPIGIVLTKGVAGIGKTVSVQKFILDWAEGTSNQDVDFIFPLPFRELNLMKEKTISLVDLIRHFFSDVKDPRVFTSLENRVMFIFDGLDECRLPLDFRYNPKCCDVTESVPVDVLLTNLIKGKLLPSALLWITTRPAAANQIPRECVNQVTEIRGFNDPQKEEYFRKKLNDKKMASRIIAHLKSCRSLFIMCHIPVFSWILATIVEKASDGSGSIEIPRTLTQMYIHFLIIQVRIKNTKYTELEERDEEMIFKLGKLAFQQLERGNLIFYEGDLRECGIDVTEASVYSGVCTQIFREEAGLYQGKVFSFVHLSIQEFLAALYVVLCFINGERNMSDQQQTSELSALFRAATLQDLHKTAVDLALQSRNGHLDLFLRFLLGLSLESNQNLLNHLMAQTNSQSQSSEQTVQLVKQEIRGHREPDRRINLFCCLNELNQHAVVEHIDNSSRTLTIEMLLPGQWKTEKFKFKTSEEYLDGFDLQKYIQTPEMDQTDLLSPDAVLQKLTDVFTSSTSAE